One window from the genome of Streptomyces sp. WZ-12 encodes:
- a CDS encoding ABC transporter substrate-binding protein, which yields MNRKTLVLPALAGLLAPALAACGSSDGTGSGGSPIVVGVASQIEATKAAPAPLDPAAAYDIDAWNVLRSTFQTLMRVPRSGTAPVPEAAESCGFRDTQNEQYRCTLRSGLKFSNGHALTAQDVKFSIDRLRTINYTNGPVSLLNDVDRVETPSDREVVFHLTKPDATFPQKLATPAAAIVDSQVYPKNALYKGWETAGSGPYTLKTEHSGDRLSKADFTKNPEYKGGLTVKNDKVEMRFFDDSADMEQALRKGEIDLLSRGLTPQQVKGLQNSGDKHLMLQEMPGQEIRYLAFNTNDPAVSNKAVRQAIAQVVNRSQLVRDVYSYTADPLYSLVPTGVTGHINSFFTKYGNPNVAAARQTLQQAGINTPVKFTLTYSKNHYGSSTAKEFAALQQQLNSTKLFDVNTKGVDRWQQFRTDESDHKYAVFGMGWFADLPDADNYLAPFVGKGNFLNSPYHNEKIENQLIPGTRQQTDRNAAAAGFKQVQDILADDVPFLPLWQGKQYVAARDNITGVEWAVNSSSALQIWELGRGVAS from the coding sequence ATGAATCGCAAGACCTTGGTGCTGCCGGCGCTGGCCGGACTCCTCGCCCCGGCTCTCGCCGCTTGTGGCAGCAGTGACGGCACGGGCTCGGGCGGCTCGCCGATCGTCGTCGGTGTCGCCTCGCAGATCGAGGCCACCAAGGCGGCGCCCGCGCCGCTCGACCCCGCGGCGGCGTACGACATCGACGCCTGGAACGTGTTGCGCAGCACCTTCCAGACGCTGATGCGGGTGCCCCGTTCCGGTACCGCTCCGGTGCCCGAGGCCGCCGAGTCCTGCGGCTTCCGGGACACCCAGAACGAGCAGTACCGGTGCACCCTGCGCAGCGGCCTGAAGTTCTCCAACGGCCATGCCCTGACGGCACAGGACGTGAAGTTCTCCATCGACCGGCTGCGGACCATCAACTACACCAACGGTCCGGTGTCGCTGCTCAACGACGTCGACCGGGTCGAGACGCCCAGCGACCGCGAGGTGGTCTTCCACCTCACCAAGCCGGACGCCACCTTCCCGCAGAAGCTGGCCACCCCCGCCGCGGCCATCGTCGACAGCCAGGTGTACCCCAAGAACGCCCTCTACAAGGGCTGGGAGACGGCCGGTTCGGGCCCGTACACCCTGAAGACCGAGCACAGCGGCGACCGCCTCAGCAAGGCCGACTTCACCAAGAACCCCGAGTACAAGGGCGGGCTGACGGTGAAGAACGACAAGGTCGAGATGCGGTTCTTCGACGACTCCGCTGACATGGAACAGGCGCTCCGCAAGGGCGAGATCGACCTGCTGAGCCGCGGTCTGACGCCCCAGCAGGTCAAGGGCCTCCAGAACTCCGGGGACAAGCACCTGATGCTCCAGGAGATGCCCGGCCAGGAGATCCGCTACCTCGCCTTCAATACCAACGACCCGGCCGTCTCCAACAAGGCCGTCCGGCAGGCGATAGCCCAGGTCGTCAACCGCTCCCAACTGGTGCGCGACGTCTACTCCTACACCGCCGACCCGCTGTACTCCCTGGTGCCCACCGGTGTCACCGGGCACATCAACTCCTTCTTCACCAAGTACGGCAACCCCAACGTCGCCGCCGCCCGCCAGACCCTCCAACAGGCCGGCATCAACACCCCGGTGAAGTTCACGCTGACCTACTCCAAGAACCACTACGGGTCCAGCACCGCCAAGGAGTTCGCCGCCCTCCAGCAGCAGCTCAACAGCACCAAGCTGTTCGACGTCAACACCAAGGGCGTCGACCGCTGGCAGCAGTTCCGCACCGATGAGTCGGACCACAAGTACGCCGTGTTCGGCATGGGGTGGTTCGCGGACCTCCCGGACGCCGACAACTACCTCGCACCGTTCGTCGGCAAGGGCAACTTCCTCAACTCCCCCTACCACAACGAGAAGATCGAGAACCAGCTCATCCCGGGCACCCGCCAGCAGACCGACCGCAACGCCGCCGCGGCCGGCTTCAAGCAGGTCCAGGACATCCTCGCCGACGACGTCCCGTTCCTCCCGCTGTGGCAGGGCAAGCAGTACGTCGCCGCCCGTGACAACATCACCGGCGTCGAATGGGCCGTCAACTCCTCCTCGGCGCTGCAGATCTGGGAGCTGGGCCGCGGCGTCGCCAGCTGA
- a CDS encoding ABC transporter substrate-binding protein, giving the protein MKRDQWLAAPIGAGLTTVLLTVAGCSTDASESSGHGEPVVMGMTDKVIATDPASGYDPGSWLLFNNVFQSLLSFPKGSTTPEPEAAERCGFTGGDSKVYRCTLKDGLTFSNGDKLTSKDVKFSFDRIQRIKDKNGPAVMFAALDSVETPDARTVVFRLKAPDATFPMKIASGAGSIVDHAAYPADRLRADGKAVGSGVYALDSYGREQATFSVNTAYKGPAKAKNSGITLKFFAGGAQLKKAVESGGVDVAYRGLTMKDIAALDRASLHQQHGTQVVQGGSAEVMHLVFNLDDPTAGKLGVRKAVAYLLDRSTLVRDVYQRTAEPLYSVVPAGITGHNTAFFNTYGDRPQPDQAAAALREAGIQGKVPLTLWATPDRFGPGTVPAVREIAQQLNASGLFDAQVRSVPTDAYDRGVTAGKFGVYVKGWIPDYPDPDNFTQPFFGRDSVLANHYDSPAITGRLLPQTADQPNRAATKPAFRELQDIVAKDLPVIPIWQGKQYAVARQGVSGLEWTLDSSTVFRFWEISKSADA; this is encoded by the coding sequence GTGAAGCGTGACCAGTGGCTCGCCGCCCCGATCGGAGCGGGGCTCACGACCGTCCTGCTCACGGTCGCCGGGTGCAGTACGGACGCCTCGGAGTCGTCCGGCCACGGCGAACCCGTCGTCATGGGGATGACCGACAAGGTCATCGCCACCGACCCGGCGTCGGGGTACGACCCCGGCTCCTGGCTGCTGTTCAACAACGTCTTCCAGTCGCTGCTCAGCTTTCCCAAGGGCAGCACCACCCCCGAACCGGAGGCCGCCGAGCGCTGCGGCTTCACCGGCGGTGACAGCAAGGTCTACCGCTGCACCCTCAAGGACGGCCTGACCTTCAGCAACGGCGACAAGCTCACCTCCAAGGACGTCAAGTTCTCCTTCGACCGCATCCAGCGCATCAAGGACAAGAACGGCCCCGCCGTGATGTTCGCCGCCCTGGACTCCGTCGAGACCCCGGACGCCCGGACCGTGGTGTTCCGCCTCAAGGCGCCCGACGCCACCTTCCCCATGAAGATCGCCTCGGGCGCCGGCTCCATCGTCGACCACGCCGCCTATCCCGCCGACCGGCTGCGCGCCGACGGCAAGGCCGTCGGCTCCGGCGTCTACGCCCTCGACTCCTACGGTCGCGAACAGGCCACGTTCTCCGTCAACACCGCCTACAAGGGCCCCGCCAAGGCCAAGAACTCCGGGATAACCCTGAAGTTCTTCGCCGGCGGCGCGCAGCTCAAGAAGGCCGTCGAGAGCGGCGGCGTCGACGTCGCCTACCGCGGCCTGACCATGAAGGACATCGCCGCCCTCGACCGCGCCTCACTGCACCAGCAGCACGGCACCCAGGTCGTCCAGGGCGGCAGCGCCGAGGTCATGCACCTGGTCTTCAACCTCGACGACCCCACCGCCGGCAAGCTGGGCGTCCGCAAGGCCGTCGCCTACCTGTTGGACCGCTCCACCCTCGTCCGGGACGTCTACCAACGCACCGCCGAACCGCTCTACTCGGTCGTCCCGGCCGGCATCACCGGCCACAACACCGCCTTCTTCAACACCTACGGTGACCGCCCGCAGCCCGACCAGGCCGCCGCCGCCCTGCGCGAGGCCGGCATCCAGGGCAAGGTGCCGCTGACCCTGTGGGCCACCCCCGACCGGTTCGGCCCCGGCACCGTCCCCGCGGTCCGGGAGATCGCCCAACAGCTCAACGCCAGCGGCCTGTTCGACGCCCAGGTGCGCAGCGTGCCCACCGACGCGTACGACCGGGGCGTGACCGCCGGCAAGTTCGGCGTCTACGTCAAGGGCTGGATCCCCGACTACCCGGACCCGGACAACTTCACCCAGCCGTTCTTCGGCAGGGACAGCGTGCTGGCCAACCACTACGACTCCCCGGCCATCACCGGCCGCCTGCTGCCCCAGACCGCCGACCAGCCCAACCGCGCCGCCACCAAGCCCGCCTTCCGCGAGCTCCAGGACATCGTCGCCAAGGACCTGCCGGTCATCCCGATCTGGCAGGGCAAGCAGTACGCGGTGGCCCGCCAGGGCGTCTCCGGCCTGGAATGGACCCTGGACTCCTCGACCGTCTTCCGCTTCTGGGAAATCAGCAAGTCCGCCGACGCATAA
- a CDS encoding response regulator, which yields MAIRVLLVDDQPLLRTGFRMILEAEQDLAVVGEAGDGLQALEQVRALQPDVVLMDIRMPRMDGVEATRQITGPEKDGPAKVLVLTTFDLDEYVVEALRAGASGFLLKDAPAGELVQAIRVVAAGEAMLAPSITRRLLDKYAGHLPSGEEPVPDTLHTLTEREVEVLKLVARGLSNAEIAADLFVSETTVKTHVGHVLTKLGLRDRVQAAVYAYESGLVRPGAQ from the coding sequence GTGGCCATCCGCGTCCTGCTGGTCGACGACCAGCCCCTGCTGCGTACGGGTTTCCGGATGATCCTGGAGGCCGAGCAGGATCTGGCGGTCGTCGGTGAGGCGGGCGACGGGCTCCAGGCGCTGGAGCAAGTGCGGGCGCTGCAGCCCGATGTGGTGCTGATGGACATCCGGATGCCGCGGATGGACGGCGTCGAGGCCACCCGGCAGATCACCGGCCCGGAGAAGGACGGCCCGGCGAAGGTGCTGGTGCTGACCACCTTCGACCTCGATGAGTACGTCGTCGAGGCGCTGCGCGCCGGGGCCAGCGGCTTCCTGCTCAAGGACGCCCCGGCGGGCGAACTGGTGCAGGCGATCCGGGTGGTGGCGGCGGGCGAGGCGATGCTCGCGCCGAGCATCACCCGCCGGCTGCTGGACAAGTACGCCGGGCATCTGCCGTCCGGCGAGGAGCCGGTGCCGGACACCCTCCACACGCTCACCGAGCGGGAGGTGGAGGTGCTGAAGCTGGTGGCCCGCGGGCTGTCCAACGCCGAGATCGCCGCGGACCTGTTCGTCAGCGAGACGACGGTCAAGACGCACGTCGGTCATGTGCTGACGAAGCTGGGGCTGCGGGACCGGGTGCAGGCGGCGGTCTATGCGTATGAGAGTGGATTGGTGCGGCCGGGGGCGCAGTAG
- a CDS encoding RecB family exonuclease — MGWSTEKTEADAPGDGPGAAAVPAQGAAPAGAAVPARGGARPPEALSPSRASDFMQCPLLYRFRVIDKLPEKPSPAATRGTVVHAVLERLFDAPAAERTADGARALVPVEWEKLLAKRPELAELFDQDADGAQLGQWLTQAAELVDRWFTLEDPTRLEPADRELFVETVLDSGLRLRGFIDRVDVAPTGEVRLVDYKTGKAPRPQYAEGALFQMKFYALVVWRLRGVVPRRLQLVYLGSGDVLTYDPDERDLRGVERKLLALWEAIRQATESGDWRPRPTKLCGWCDHQAHCPEFGGTPPVYPLPVRVAAAGLDGGPEAAPLEVPSSPVRPADGAGGPQGRMERVE, encoded by the coding sequence ATGGGATGGAGCACGGAGAAGACCGAGGCGGACGCACCGGGTGACGGGCCGGGGGCGGCCGCGGTGCCGGCGCAGGGTGCGGCGCCGGCGGGGGCCGCGGTGCCAGCGCGGGGTGGGGCGCGGCCGCCGGAGGCGCTGTCGCCGTCGCGGGCGAGCGACTTCATGCAGTGCCCGCTGCTCTACCGCTTCCGCGTGATCGACAAGCTGCCGGAGAAGCCGAGCCCGGCGGCCACCCGCGGCACGGTCGTGCACGCGGTGCTGGAGCGGCTCTTCGACGCCCCCGCGGCGGAGCGCACGGCGGACGGGGCCCGCGCGCTGGTGCCGGTCGAGTGGGAGAAGCTGCTGGCCAAGCGCCCGGAGCTGGCCGAGCTGTTCGACCAGGACGCGGACGGCGCGCAGTTGGGGCAGTGGCTGACCCAGGCCGCCGAGCTGGTGGATCGCTGGTTCACGCTGGAGGACCCGACGCGGCTGGAGCCGGCCGACCGCGAGCTGTTCGTGGAGACGGTGCTCGATTCCGGGCTGCGGCTGCGGGGGTTCATCGACCGGGTCGACGTGGCGCCGACGGGCGAGGTGCGCCTGGTCGACTACAAGACCGGGAAGGCGCCCAGGCCGCAGTACGCCGAGGGCGCGCTGTTCCAGATGAAGTTCTACGCGCTGGTGGTCTGGCGGCTGCGGGGCGTGGTGCCGCGCCGGCTCCAACTGGTCTATCTGGGCAGCGGCGACGTGCTGACGTACGACCCGGACGAGCGCGATCTGCGGGGCGTGGAGCGGAAGTTGCTGGCGCTGTGGGAGGCGATCCGGCAGGCGACGGAGTCCGGCGACTGGCGGCCGCGGCCGACGAAGCTGTGCGGCTGGTGCGATCACCAGGCGCACTGCCCGGAGTTCGGCGGCACTCCCCCGGTGTATCCGTTGCCGGTGCGGGTGGCGGCGGCCGGTTTGGACGGCGGCCCGGAGGCCGCTCCCCTGGAGGTGCCGTCGTCGCCGGTGCGCCCGGCGGACGGCGCGGGCGGCCCGCAGGGCAGAATGGAGCGGGTCGAATAG
- a CDS encoding site-2 protease family protein has translation MDESGKPQDPQESGQDRPPQPPESAPEGSQAPSRPPGPARGTDRESATPKAPGGGILMGRPFGVPVYVAPSWFLVAALITWVFGGQLDRVLPELGAARYLVSLFFAVAFYASVLVHELAHTVAALRFKLPVRRIQLQFFGGVSEIEKESETPGREFVLAFVGPLLSLVLAGVFYVGMRLVAPDTVPGVLLAGLMISNLIVAVFNLLPGLPLDGGRMLRAVVWKITGRPMSGTVAAAWVGRALAVTVLIGLPLLTHTGALGRAPEEIGGADSLTDALLAAILAAIIWTGAGNSLRMARLRERLPDLTARTLTRRAIPIETDTPLSEALRRANDAGARALVVVDRQGFPTALVREAAIVGVPEHRRPWVAVGSLAQDLKDGMRVGAELAGEDLLDHLRATPATEYLVIEQTGAIYGVLSAADVERAFVAAMARPS, from the coding sequence GTGGACGAGAGCGGGAAGCCGCAGGACCCCCAGGAGTCCGGGCAGGACCGGCCGCCCCAGCCGCCTGAGAGCGCGCCCGAGGGCTCCCAGGCGCCGTCGCGCCCACCGGGTCCGGCGCGGGGCACCGACCGGGAGAGCGCCACCCCCAAGGCCCCCGGCGGCGGCATCCTCATGGGGCGGCCCTTCGGCGTGCCGGTCTACGTGGCGCCCAGCTGGTTCCTGGTCGCCGCCCTCATCACCTGGGTGTTCGGCGGCCAGTTGGACCGGGTCCTCCCGGAGTTGGGCGCCGCCCGCTACCTGGTCTCACTCTTCTTCGCGGTCGCCTTCTACGCCTCCGTGCTCGTCCACGAACTCGCCCACACCGTCGCGGCCCTCCGCTTCAAGCTGCCCGTCCGCCGGATCCAGCTCCAGTTCTTCGGCGGCGTCTCCGAGATAGAGAAGGAATCCGAGACCCCAGGCCGGGAGTTCGTGCTGGCCTTCGTCGGCCCGCTCCTCTCCCTCGTCCTCGCCGGCGTCTTCTACGTGGGCATGCGCCTGGTCGCACCGGACACCGTCCCGGGCGTGCTGCTCGCCGGCCTGATGATCTCCAACCTCATCGTCGCGGTCTTCAACCTGCTGCCCGGCCTGCCCCTGGACGGCGGCCGGATGCTGCGCGCCGTCGTCTGGAAGATCACCGGCAGGCCGATGAGCGGCACCGTCGCCGCCGCCTGGGTCGGCCGCGCGCTCGCCGTCACCGTCCTCATCGGGCTGCCGCTGCTCACCCACACCGGCGCCCTCGGCCGGGCCCCCGAGGAGATCGGCGGCGCCGACTCGCTCACCGACGCGCTGCTCGCCGCCATCCTCGCCGCCATCATCTGGACCGGCGCCGGCAACAGCCTCCGCATGGCCCGGCTGCGCGAACGCCTCCCCGACCTCACCGCCCGTACGCTCACCCGGCGCGCCATCCCGATCGAGACCGACACCCCGCTCTCCGAGGCGCTGCGCCGAGCCAACGACGCCGGCGCCCGCGCCCTGGTCGTCGTCGACCGCCAGGGCTTCCCCACCGCCCTGGTCCGCGAGGCCGCCATCGTCGGCGTCCCCGAGCACCGTCGCCCCTGGGTCGCCGTCGGCAGCCTGGCCCAGGACCTCAAGGACGGCATGCGGGTCGGCGCCGAACTCGCCGGCGAGGACCTCCTGGACCACCTCCGCGCCACCCCCGCCACCGAGTACCTCGTCATCGAGCAGACCGGCGCGATCTACGGCGTCCTCTCCGCCGCCGACGTGGAACGCGCCTTCGTGGCCGCCATGGCGCGGCCTTCCTGA
- a CDS encoding tRNA (adenine-N1)-methyltransferase gives MSEPTGAARRRGPFKVGDQVQLTDPKGRHYTFTLEEGKSFHTHKGAFPHDELIGAPEGSVVRTTGNVAYLALRPLLPDYVLSMPRGAAVVYPKDAGQILAMADIFPGARVVEAGVGSGSLSSFLLRAIGDHGMLHSYERRADFAEIATQNVERYFGEPHPAWTLTVGDLQDNLSDTDVDRVILDMLAPWECLEAVSKALVPGGILCAYVATTTQLARTVEAIREHGTFNEPSAWETMVRTWHVEGLAVRPDHRMIGHTGFLLTARRLADGVEPPLRRRRPAKGAYGEDYTGPGGREKAAPGGREKAATDKPDGTATADVATDLTDGAPERD, from the coding sequence ATGTCCGAACCGACCGGTGCCGCCCGCCGTCGCGGGCCCTTCAAGGTCGGGGACCAGGTCCAGCTCACCGACCCCAAGGGACGCCACTACACGTTCACGCTCGAAGAGGGCAAGAGCTTCCACACCCACAAGGGAGCCTTCCCCCACGACGAGCTGATCGGCGCGCCCGAGGGCAGTGTTGTCCGTACCACCGGAAACGTCGCCTATCTCGCGCTGCGTCCCCTGCTCCCCGACTACGTCCTGTCCATGCCCCGCGGTGCCGCCGTGGTCTACCCCAAGGACGCGGGGCAGATCCTGGCGATGGCCGACATCTTCCCCGGGGCCCGCGTCGTGGAGGCGGGGGTGGGGTCCGGCTCGCTGAGCAGCTTCCTGCTGCGCGCCATCGGCGACCACGGCATGCTGCACTCCTACGAGCGCCGCGCCGACTTCGCGGAGATCGCCACCCAGAACGTCGAGCGTTACTTCGGCGAACCGCACCCCGCCTGGACGCTCACCGTCGGCGACCTCCAGGACAACCTGTCCGACACCGACGTCGACCGCGTCATCCTGGACATGCTCGCCCCCTGGGAGTGCCTGGAGGCCGTCTCCAAGGCCCTGGTGCCCGGCGGCATCCTGTGCGCCTACGTGGCCACCACCACGCAGTTGGCCCGCACCGTCGAGGCGATCCGCGAACACGGCACCTTCAACGAGCCGTCGGCCTGGGAGACCATGGTCCGCACCTGGCACGTGGAGGGCCTCGCCGTCCGCCCCGACCACCGCATGATCGGCCACACCGGCTTCCTGCTCACCGCCCGTCGGCTCGCCGACGGCGTGGAGCCCCCGCTGCGCCGCCGCCGACCGGCCAAGGGCGCCTACGGGGAGGACTACACCGGGCCGGGTGGGCGGGAAAAGGCCGCGCCGGGTGGGCGGGAAAAGGCCGCCACCGACAAGCCCGACGGCACCGCCACCGCGGATGTCGCCACCGACCTCACCGACGGTGCGCCCGAGCGCGACTGA
- a CDS encoding ferredoxin — protein MTAQDEAPELEVWIDQDLCTGDGICAQYAPEVFELDIDGLAYVKSPADELLQEQGATTPVPLPLLNDVRDSANECPGDCIHVRRVSDGVEVYGPDA, from the coding sequence ATGACCGCGCAGGACGAAGCACCGGAGCTCGAAGTCTGGATCGACCAGGATCTGTGCACCGGGGACGGGATCTGCGCGCAATACGCGCCCGAGGTCTTCGAGCTCGACATCGACGGCCTGGCCTATGTGAAGAGCCCCGCCGACGAGCTGTTGCAGGAGCAGGGCGCCACAACGCCCGTGCCGCTGCCGCTCCTCAACGACGTGCGGGACTCGGCCAACGAGTGCCCCGGCGACTGCATTCACGTGCGCCGGGTCTCGGACGGCGTCGAGGTCTACGGACCGGATGCCTGA
- the arc gene encoding proteasome ATPase, with protein MAAHDDDINRGIRPGRGSEDPAGQVAYLEQEIAVLRRKLADSPRHTRILEERIVELQTNLAGVSAQNERLANTLREARDQIVALKEEVDRLAQPPAGFGVFLQANDDDTVDIFTGGRKLRVNVSPSVEAEDLRRGQEVMLNEALNVVAAMEFESAGDIVTLKEILEDGERALVIGHTDEERVVRLAEPLLDITIRPGDALLLDSRSGYVYEVIPKSEVEELVLEEVPDIDYTKIGGLSGQIEQIRDAVELPYLYPDLFKEHELRPPKGVLLYGPPGCGKTLIAKAVANSLAKKVAEVTGQPAGKSFFLNIKGPELLNKYVGETERHIRLVFQRAREKASEGTPVIVFFDEMDSLFRTRGSGVSSDVENTIVPQLLSEIDGVEGLENVIVIGASNREDMIDPAILRPGRLDVKIKIERPDAEAAKDIFSKYLTERLPLHSDDLAEHGNSRKAAVSGMIQSVVEQMYAESEENRFLEVTYANGDKEVLYFKDFNSGAMIENIVGRAKKMAIKAFLEHNQKGLRVSHLLQACVDEFKENEDLPNTTNPDDWARISGKKGERIVYIRTLVTGKQGADTGRSIDTVANTGQYL; from the coding sequence GTGGCAGCCCACGACGACGACATCAACCGCGGCATCCGGCCCGGGCGCGGGTCTGAAGATCCAGCCGGTCAGGTTGCCTATCTTGAGCAGGAGATCGCCGTCCTGCGACGCAAGCTCGCCGACTCTCCGCGGCACACGAGGATTCTCGAAGAGCGGATCGTCGAGTTGCAGACCAACCTGGCCGGCGTTTCCGCCCAGAACGAACGCCTCGCCAATACGCTCCGCGAGGCCCGCGACCAGATCGTCGCCCTCAAGGAAGAGGTCGACCGACTCGCGCAGCCGCCGGCAGGATTCGGCGTCTTCCTGCAGGCGAACGACGACGACACCGTCGACATCTTCACCGGGGGCCGCAAGCTCCGGGTGAACGTCAGCCCCAGCGTCGAGGCCGAAGACCTCCGGCGCGGCCAAGAGGTGATGCTCAACGAAGCACTCAACGTGGTCGCGGCGATGGAGTTCGAGTCCGCCGGCGACATCGTCACGCTCAAGGAGATCCTTGAGGACGGCGAGCGCGCGCTGGTGATCGGGCACACCGACGAGGAGCGGGTGGTGCGGCTCGCTGAGCCGCTGCTGGACATCACCATCCGCCCCGGCGACGCCCTGCTGCTCGACTCCCGTTCCGGGTACGTCTACGAGGTCATCCCCAAGAGCGAGGTCGAGGAACTGGTCCTCGAAGAGGTCCCGGACATCGACTACACCAAGATCGGCGGTCTGAGCGGTCAGATCGAGCAGATCCGGGATGCGGTCGAGCTCCCCTACCTCTACCCCGACCTCTTCAAGGAGCACGAACTCCGCCCGCCCAAGGGCGTCTTGCTCTACGGCCCGCCCGGCTGCGGCAAGACCCTCATCGCCAAGGCGGTCGCCAACTCCCTTGCCAAGAAGGTCGCCGAGGTGACCGGGCAGCCCGCGGGGAAGAGCTTCTTCCTGAACATCAAGGGCCCGGAGCTGCTCAACAAGTACGTCGGCGAGACGGAGCGGCACATCCGGCTGGTCTTCCAACGCGCCAGGGAGAAGGCGAGCGAGGGCACGCCCGTCATCGTCTTCTTCGACGAGATGGACTCGCTCTTCCGCACCCGCGGATCCGGCGTCAGCTCGGACGTGGAGAACACCATCGTCCCGCAGCTGCTCTCCGAGATCGACGGCGTCGAGGGCCTGGAAAACGTGATCGTCATCGGTGCCTCGAACCGCGAGGACATGATCGACCCCGCGATCCTGCGCCCCGGCCGGCTCGACGTGAAGATCAAGATCGAGCGTCCGGACGCCGAGGCGGCCAAGGACATCTTCTCGAAGTACCTGACCGAAAGGCTTCCGCTGCACTCCGACGATCTCGCCGAACACGGGAATTCCCGCAAGGCGGCGGTCAGCGGAATGATCCAGTCGGTCGTCGAGCAGATGTACGCGGAATCCGAGGAAAATCGCTTCCTGGAGGTCACCTATGCCAATGGTGACAAGGAAGTCCTCTACTTCAAGGACTTCAACTCCGGCGCGATGATCGAGAACATCGTGGGACGTGCCAAGAAGATGGCCATCAAGGCTTTCCTTGAGCACAACCAGAAAGGTCTGCGGGTCTCCCACCTCCTCCAGGCATGCGTGGATGAGTTCAAGGAGAACGAGGACCTGCCCAACACCACCAACCCGGACGACTGGGCCCGTATCTCCGGAAAGAAGGGCGAGCGGATCGTCTACATCCGCACCCTGGTCACCGGAAAGCAGGGCGCGGACACCGGCCGCTCCATCGACACGGTGGCGAATACCGGCCAATACCTGTAA
- the dop gene encoding depupylase/deamidase Dop: MTVRRVMGIETEYGISVPGHPNANAMLTSSQVVNAYAAAMHRARRARWDFEEENPLRDARGFDLAREAADASQLTDEDIGLANVILTNGARLYVDHAHPEYSAPEVTNPRDAVLWDKAGERIMAEAAERASQVPGAQPIHLYKNNTDNKGASYGTHENYLMKRETPFSDIVRHLTPFFVSRQVVTGAGRVGIGQDGHEHGFQISQRADYFEVEVGLETTLKRPIINTRDEPHADAEKYRRLHVIIGDANLSEISTYLKLGTTALVLSMIEDGFIAVDLAVDQPVRALHQVSHDPSLSHLVTLRSGRTLTAVQLQMEYFELARKYVEDRYGADADEQTRDVLSRWEDVLGRLENDPMSLAGELDWVAKRELMEGYRRRDGLDWDAARLHLIDLQYADVRAEKGLYNRLAARGRIQRLLDEPAVERAELKPPEDTRAYFRGRCLEQYADDVAAASWDSVIFDLPGRDSLQRVPTLEPLRGTRKHVKELLDRCRTAEELVRTLSGR, encoded by the coding sequence ATGACCGTACGGCGAGTAATGGGAATCGAGACGGAGTACGGGATCTCCGTCCCCGGCCACCCGAACGCCAATGCCATGCTCACCTCGTCCCAGGTCGTCAACGCCTACGCGGCCGCGATGCACCGGGCACGACGTGCTCGCTGGGACTTCGAGGAGGAGAACCCGCTGCGGGACGCCCGCGGCTTCGACCTCGCCCGCGAGGCCGCCGACGCCAGCCAGCTCACGGACGAGGACATCGGCCTGGCCAACGTCATCCTCACCAACGGGGCCAGGCTCTACGTCGACCACGCCCACCCCGAGTACAGCGCCCCCGAGGTCACCAACCCGCGGGACGCGGTGCTCTGGGACAAGGCCGGCGAGCGGATCATGGCCGAGGCCGCCGAGCGGGCGTCCCAGGTACCCGGTGCCCAGCCCATCCACCTCTACAAGAACAACACCGACAACAAGGGCGCCTCCTACGGGACGCACGAGAACTACCTGATGAAACGGGAGACCCCGTTTTCGGACATCGTGCGGCACCTGACGCCGTTCTTCGTCTCCCGGCAGGTGGTCACCGGCGCCGGACGGGTCGGCATCGGCCAGGACGGGCACGAGCACGGCTTCCAGATCAGCCAGCGCGCCGACTACTTCGAGGTGGAGGTGGGCCTGGAGACGACCCTCAAGCGGCCCATCATCAACACCCGCGACGAGCCGCACGCGGACGCGGAGAAGTACCGCCGGCTGCACGTGATCATCGGCGACGCCAACCTCTCCGAGATCTCCACGTACCTGAAGCTGGGCACCACCGCGCTGGTGCTGTCCATGATCGAGGACGGCTTCATCGCCGTCGATCTCGCCGTCGACCAGCCGGTCCGCGCCCTGCACCAGGTCTCGCACGACCCGTCGCTGAGCCATCTGGTCACGCTCCGCAGCGGCCGCACGCTGACCGCGGTGCAACTCCAGATGGAGTACTTCGAGCTGGCCCGCAAGTACGTCGAGGACCGCTACGGCGCGGACGCGGACGAGCAGACCAGGGACGTGCTCTCCCGGTGGGAGGACGTGCTGGGGCGGCTGGAGAACGACCCGATGAGCCTGGCCGGGGAGCTGGACTGGGTCGCCAAACGGGAGCTCATGGAGGGCTACCGCCGCCGTGACGGCCTGGACTGGGACGCCGCCCGGCTGCACCTCATCGACCTCCAGTACGCCGACGTGCGCGCCGAGAAGGGCCTGTACAACCGTCTGGCGGCCCGCGGCCGGATCCAGCGGCTGTTGGACGAGCCGGCGGTGGAGCGGGCCGAGCTGAAGCCTCCGGAGGACACCAGGGCCTATTTCCGGGGGCGTTGCCTGGAGCAGTACGCGGACGATGTGGCCGCGGCCTCGTGGGATTCGGTCATCTTCGACCTGCCCGGTCGGGACTCCCTGCAGCGGGTGCCCACGCTGGAGCCGCTGCGCGGGACCCGTAAGCACGTCAAGGAGCTACTGGATCGTTGCCGTACGGCAGAGGAGCTGGTCAGGACGTTGTCCGGGCGCTGA